A genomic segment from Leptolyngbya boryana PCC 6306 encodes:
- a CDS encoding NAD(P)H-dependent oxidoreductase — MSTTSEIASPQFALEHLQWRYATKQFDPAKKIPTETWNVLEQSLVLSPSSFGLQPWKFLVIRNLELRQQLLEHSWGQKQVVDASHLVVFAIQKNIDAAYVDRYIVRMAEVQQVPVESLQGFAKVVKGFLDQRPSPSDVQAWATRQVYIALGQFMTTAAMLEIDTCPMEGFVPAKYDEVLGLSEQGYASVVLCPTGYRSAEDKYAAKPKVRFATQEVVQNLD; from the coding sequence ATGTCAACTACGTCTGAGATCGCATCCCCACAATTCGCGCTAGAGCACTTGCAATGGCGGTATGCTACGAAGCAATTTGATCCTGCTAAGAAGATTCCGACCGAAACCTGGAACGTCCTCGAACAGAGTCTAGTCCTCTCACCCTCTTCCTTTGGTTTACAGCCTTGGAAATTTCTAGTCATTCGCAATCTAGAACTTCGCCAACAACTGCTGGAGCATTCTTGGGGACAGAAGCAAGTTGTCGATGCCTCTCATCTCGTTGTATTCGCAATCCAGAAAAACATTGATGCCGCATACGTCGATCGCTATATTGTGCGGATGGCTGAAGTTCAACAAGTGCCTGTAGAGTCACTCCAAGGATTTGCTAAGGTCGTCAAAGGCTTCCTTGACCAGCGCCCCTCTCCTTCAGATGTGCAGGCTTGGGCTACCCGCCAAGTCTATATTGCCCTGGGGCAGTTTATGACGACTGCTGCAATGTTGGAAATCGATACTTGCCCAATGGAAGGATTTGTTCCAGCCAAGTATGACGAGGTGTTGGGATTGAGTGAACAAGGATACGCTTCCGTTGTGCTTTGTCCTACGGGCTATCGGTCTGCTGAGGATAAGTATGCAGCCAAACCGAAAGTGCGGTTTGCAACTCAGGAGGTTGTTCAAAACCTCGACTAG
- a CDS encoding NAD(+) kinase, translating to MQLKQVLIIHKSGDALSQRWAKKCAEALEKRGCNVLMGPSGPKDNPYPVFLASVSLPINLAVVLGGDGTALSAARNLASDGIPILAVNVGGHLGFLTESPDDFDSETIWDRLEADRYAVQTRMMLQATVHEGNRTNLEPVSDRFLALNEMCIKPASADRMITSILEMEIDGEVVDQYQGDGLIISTPTGSTCYTVAANGPIIHPGMAAISVTPICPLSLSSRPILIPSGSVVSIWPLADYDLSTKLWMDGVLATSIWPGQRVDIRMAAEEARFIVLRENYSYYQTLREKLQWAGARIHYHNNHRN from the coding sequence GTGCAGTTAAAACAAGTTCTGATTATTCACAAATCCGGTGATGCGCTCAGCCAACGATGGGCGAAAAAGTGTGCTGAAGCGTTAGAAAAGCGGGGTTGCAACGTCCTCATGGGACCAAGTGGTCCGAAAGACAATCCCTATCCTGTATTTCTAGCCTCCGTGTCTCTGCCGATCAATCTCGCTGTCGTACTTGGGGGAGATGGAACCGCATTGTCTGCTGCTCGGAATTTAGCCTCTGATGGCATTCCGATTTTAGCGGTGAATGTTGGGGGACATTTAGGCTTTCTGACCGAATCACCCGATGATTTTGACAGTGAGACGATTTGGGATCGATTAGAAGCCGATCGCTATGCCGTGCAGACCCGAATGATGCTTCAAGCAACCGTACATGAAGGAAATCGCACAAATTTAGAGCCTGTCAGCGATCGCTTTCTCGCCTTAAATGAGATGTGTATTAAGCCTGCATCTGCCGATCGTATGATTACCTCAATTTTAGAAATGGAAATTGATGGAGAAGTCGTCGATCAGTATCAAGGCGATGGACTGATTATTTCAACGCCGACCGGATCAACGTGTTATACCGTTGCAGCGAATGGTCCAATCATTCATCCCGGTATGGCAGCGATCTCCGTTACGCCGATTTGTCCCCTGAGTTTATCTAGTCGCCCGATTTTGATTCCGTCTGGATCAGTCGTGAGTATTTGGCCTTTGGCAGATTATGACTTGAGTACAAAACTTTGGATGGACGGAGTGCTGGCAACTTCGATTTGGCCTGGACAGCGGGTGGATATTCGGATGGCAGCAGAAGAAGCAAGATTTATCGTGCTGCGCGAAAATTACTCTTACTACCAGACGTTACGCGAGAAATTACAATGGGCAGGTGCTAGAATTCACTACCACAATAATCATCGCAATTAG
- a CDS encoding glycosyltransferase: MSDRIAILLAGNKMTGDTRVIFNLAEGLIARGFEIDLLLASSAQFVLSDLSKQVNVIDLQTPVTARTSSMIKLLFPLLHYLRRVQPKTLISNLCFANAIVTLSKFLTFPAPKLVLVEHLALSTDEHDGEPHSKLLPLLIRVLYPHADAVISVSQQIGAELRSKYNLTNVLAIANAVVNSRLTEQAQSDLDHPWFASDEIPVFLGAGRFAAQKDFTTLIRAFSILRQEMPARLVILGDGALRSQLEAQIQSLGLQADVELPGFVYNPYQYMSRATAFVLSSRWEALPTVLIEAMACGCQVIATQCRSGVDEILSGGEFGQIVPIADPVAMAAAMKNSIQHPISPRLLKFRADDFSIEQAVDRYLEVI, encoded by the coding sequence ATGAGCGATCGAATTGCAATTTTGCTAGCCGGTAATAAGATGACTGGCGACACGAGAGTTATCTTTAATTTAGCCGAAGGACTGATTGCTAGAGGGTTTGAAATTGATTTACTGCTCGCATCTTCTGCGCAATTTGTTTTATCAGATTTGTCGAAGCAGGTGAATGTGATTGATCTGCAGACTCCTGTCACCGCCCGCACGTCTAGTATGATCAAGCTGTTGTTTCCGTTGCTTCATTACCTTCGGCGTGTTCAACCCAAAACCTTGATCTCGAATTTGTGTTTTGCAAATGCGATCGTGACCCTCAGCAAATTTCTCACGTTTCCAGCCCCAAAACTGGTTCTGGTGGAGCATCTTGCCCTCTCTACCGATGAACATGACGGTGAACCTCACAGTAAACTTCTCCCACTGCTGATTCGAGTGCTCTATCCACATGCGGATGCTGTGATTTCTGTGTCTCAGCAAATCGGTGCAGAATTGAGAAGTAAGTACAATCTCACGAATGTGCTGGCGATCGCAAATGCGGTCGTCAATTCTCGTCTCACTGAACAAGCGCAATCAGACCTAGATCATCCCTGGTTTGCATCCGATGAGATTCCGGTCTTTCTGGGAGCCGGAAGATTCGCAGCGCAAAAGGATTTTACGACGCTGATTCGAGCGTTCTCAATTTTGCGACAAGAGATGCCAGCTCGATTGGTGATTTTAGGAGATGGAGCTTTGAGATCTCAGTTAGAAGCTCAAATCCAATCCTTAGGGTTACAAGCCGATGTCGAGCTTCCAGGCTTTGTTTATAATCCCTACCAATATATGAGTCGCGCCACTGCTTTTGTTTTATCCTCGCGCTGGGAAGCTCTGCCGACCGTCTTGATTGAAGCGATGGCATGTGGGTGTCAAGTGATTGCAACTCAGTGCCGATCAGGCGTAGATGAGATTTTATCTGGCGGCGAGTTTGGGCAAATTGTTCCGATCGCAGATCCAGTAGCAATGGCTGCTGCGATGAAAAATTCAATTCAACATCCCATCTCACCGAGACTGCTAAAATTTCGCGCCGATGATTTCAGTATTGAACAAGCGGTTGATCGCTATCTAGAAGTAATCTAA
- a CDS encoding M48 family metalloprotease, producing MSVLIRLILGLIFAIGGLFSYYGNTSQNPVTGENQRVQLTPRQEIVLGLQSRQQMAARHGGLFPDQGLQTYMDEVGQRIVQRSDASKSPYTYEFHLLRDPKTVNAFALPGGQVFITAALLGQMKSEAQLAAVFGHEIGHVVGRHGAEHLAKQQLGSALVTAVGVAASGGQDGGQGAAAIAQATNQLVNLRYGRNDESESDRLGLKFMLDAGYDPRGILEVMQILAKSAGSGRQPEFLSSHPDPGNRLQALKAAIQKQFPQGLPRDLEDGRDRFAQAVLRR from the coding sequence GTGAGTGTTTTAATTCGATTAATTTTGGGGCTGATCTTCGCGATCGGGGGATTGTTTAGCTACTACGGCAATACTAGCCAAAACCCAGTCACAGGCGAAAATCAGCGAGTCCAACTCACTCCTCGACAAGAAATTGTGCTCGGACTGCAAAGCCGTCAACAAATGGCAGCCAGGCACGGTGGATTATTTCCTGACCAGGGCTTGCAAACTTATATGGATGAGGTAGGACAGCGGATTGTACAGCGCTCTGATGCGTCAAAATCGCCTTATACCTATGAGTTTCACCTCTTACGCGATCCGAAAACCGTGAATGCTTTCGCTTTACCGGGTGGGCAAGTTTTTATCACAGCAGCATTGCTTGGACAAATGAAGTCAGAAGCACAGTTAGCAGCCGTATTTGGACATGAGATCGGGCATGTCGTGGGTCGGCATGGAGCAGAACATTTAGCAAAACAGCAGTTAGGAAGCGCGCTAGTCACAGCAGTCGGGGTGGCAGCCAGTGGGGGACAAGATGGCGGACAGGGCGCAGCTGCAATCGCACAAGCCACGAACCAGTTAGTGAATCTGCGCTACGGTCGCAATGATGAATCCGAAAGCGATCGCTTAGGACTCAAGTTTATGCTGGACGCAGGTTACGATCCCCGTGGCATTTTAGAAGTGATGCAGATTTTGGCAAAGAGTGCAGGGAGTGGACGACAGCCGGAGTTTCTCAGTTCTCATCCCGATCCCGGCAATCGGTTGCAGGCATTAAAAGCAGCAATTCAGAAACAATTTCCACAAGGATTGCCGAGAGATCTAGAAGATGGGCGCGATCGATTTGCTCAGGCAGTCTTGCGTAGATAG
- a CDS encoding DUF456 family protein produces MELTVLYWILVAVMVVGVVGAVVPGIPGPSLILVAILLWCIVTKFAIPLLPLGLIFVALLLSSVVEWLGSYWGAKQIGASRWSQMGMFIGMAIGFFGLLPALPLGGPIAGILVGGLLGGFIGEFLYRSDLPTSERLRTAGRVTLGIGFGALIGNLIELVLAIAAVAVFVWVTLPSVMWT; encoded by the coding sequence ATGGAATTGACAGTGCTCTATTGGATATTGGTGGCAGTAATGGTGGTCGGAGTCGTAGGAGCAGTCGTTCCAGGGATTCCGGGGCCGAGTTTAATCTTAGTGGCAATTTTGCTGTGGTGCATTGTCACGAAATTTGCGATTCCGCTGCTGCCGCTCGGATTGATTTTTGTCGCCTTGCTGCTCAGTTCGGTTGTGGAATGGCTGGGATCTTACTGGGGTGCAAAACAGATCGGCGCAAGTCGGTGGAGCCAGATGGGGATGTTTATCGGGATGGCGATCGGCTTTTTTGGATTGCTGCCTGCACTGCCGCTCGGTGGACCGATCGCTGGAATTTTAGTCGGCGGATTGCTCGGGGGATTTATCGGTGAGTTTCTGTATCGCAGCGATTTGCCGACTTCAGAGCGGCTGAGAACGGCTGGACGAGTCACATTGGGAATTGGCTTTGGCGCACTGATTGGAAATCTTATTGAATTGGTTCTGGCGATCGCTGCGGTGGCAGTTTTTGTTTGGGTAACTTTGCCGTCGGTAATGTGGACATGA
- the nfi gene encoding deoxyribonuclease V (cleaves DNA at apurinic or apyrimidinic sites), which yields MKIEQRHEWVLTAEAAIVIQQELSQEVITDDQFGTVNYVAGIDVGFEAEGTITRAAVAILKYPELEFCDHAIARRPTTFPYIPGFLSFREVPAVLDALEQVKTSPDLLLCDGQGLAHPRRFGIACHLGILTNLPAIGVGKSRLVGKHEEPPDQRGAWVPLIYKGNTIGAVLRTRPGTKPLYISSGHRIRLESAIAYVMGCTTKYRLPETTRHAHKLASG from the coding sequence ATGAAAATTGAACAGCGTCACGAATGGGTGTTGACCGCAGAAGCCGCGATCGTCATTCAACAAGAACTATCCCAAGAAGTGATCACAGACGATCAGTTTGGGACAGTGAACTATGTGGCGGGGATCGATGTCGGATTTGAAGCAGAGGGAACGATTACCCGTGCTGCTGTCGCGATCTTAAAGTATCCCGAATTAGAGTTCTGTGACCATGCGATCGCGCGTCGCCCTACTACTTTTCCTTACATTCCCGGTTTTCTCTCATTTCGTGAAGTTCCAGCCGTGCTAGATGCGTTGGAGCAAGTCAAGACAAGCCCGGATTTGTTGCTGTGTGATGGTCAAGGGTTAGCTCATCCGAGACGGTTTGGGATTGCCTGTCATTTGGGGATCTTGACGAATCTTCCCGCGATCGGAGTCGGCAAGTCTCGATTGGTGGGCAAGCACGAAGAACCGCCGGATCAGCGCGGGGCTTGGGTTCCTCTGATTTATAAAGGCAACACGATCGGAGCCGTTCTCAGAACTCGTCCAGGAACGAAACCGCTTTATATTTCATCTGGACATCGCATTCGTTTAGAAAGTGCGATCGCGTATGTAATGGGTTGTACAACAAAATATCGATTGCCAGAAACCACCCGACATGCTCATAAGTTAGCCAGTGGGTGA
- a CDS encoding bifunctional serine/threonine-protein kinase/ABC transporter substrate-binding protein encodes MLGRILDARYKILQPLGSGGFGQTYIAEDTKRPGNPRCVLKHLSFSSQDEAILRQVRRMFFAEAETLERLGRHDQIPRLLAYFEEDQEFYLVQEFIQGHPLSEEIGGDRRLAEAQVVDLVEDVTQVLGYVHEQGVIHRDLKPENLIRRDRDQKLVLIDFGAVKTILESSIATEPVDLSVPIYTSGYAASEQCLGQPRYNSDFYSLGMIAIQALTGVRPSQLAYDPNTHNLLWRDRVTVSHDFAAVLEKMTQFHFNDRYQTAAEILEALNQVKSSIFTQMPISEAKNRLRSPQPVLNKPLKMSAIAAGLTAIIGASAWTLTRNTPTPTDPPGQRGQFLSVGQTLLSPNTPPQPLKQAAIDKMKSGEFAEAVSLFEQAHKIDQSDPETLIYLNNARIGSEQANTIAVVLPIRTNPTASAEVLRGIAQAQDRINQTKAMKLKIAIASDDANPDLARQIATQLVRDPTVLGVIGHGTSDTTLAAGKIYQEGELVAISPVSSAKNLSGFSRYVFRTMPSDELPAKRLVSYMTKQLKKRKAAVFFNSKNLYSKSLTEAFKDALYYADKGKVVHEVDLSNPAIEVAENVAQAMKKGAEVIFLAPNAELLDRTLLIINANQKRLPILAGDALYNSRILTELGSAASEMVVAIPSAQTQLQNSPFEQQAKSVWGRAPGWRSALGYDATQAMIAALQKAPTRNGIRATLSTPSFTTIGAVQSVSFTPEGDRETEITLVRVTGAKSGKFIFQPIPK; translated from the coding sequence ATGCTAGGACGTATACTCGACGCACGGTACAAAATTCTTCAACCCCTTGGCTCTGGTGGCTTTGGGCAAACGTACATCGCCGAAGACACTAAACGCCCCGGAAATCCTCGCTGTGTTCTCAAACATTTGAGTTTTTCGAGTCAAGATGAAGCCATTCTACGTCAAGTGCGGCGCATGTTCTTTGCAGAAGCAGAAACCCTGGAACGCTTGGGCAGACACGATCAGATTCCACGGCTTCTCGCTTATTTTGAAGAAGATCAAGAGTTTTATCTCGTTCAAGAATTCATTCAAGGGCATCCGTTGAGCGAAGAAATCGGCGGAGATCGCAGACTTGCAGAAGCACAAGTCGTTGACCTGGTTGAAGATGTGACTCAGGTTCTAGGATATGTGCATGAGCAAGGCGTGATTCATCGCGATTTGAAACCCGAGAATTTAATCCGGCGCGATCGCGATCAGAAACTCGTACTGATCGACTTTGGAGCCGTCAAAACGATCTTAGAATCGTCGATCGCAACTGAACCCGTTGATCTCAGTGTTCCAATCTATACGTCTGGCTATGCCGCCAGTGAGCAATGTTTAGGTCAGCCCCGATATAACAGTGATTTCTATTCGTTGGGCATGATTGCCATTCAGGCTTTGACTGGAGTACGCCCGTCTCAACTGGCTTACGATCCTAATACTCATAACTTGCTTTGGCGAGATCGCGTCACGGTCAGCCATGATTTTGCCGCCGTTTTAGAGAAGATGACGCAGTTTCACTTCAACGATCGCTATCAAACTGCGGCAGAAATCTTAGAGGCGCTCAATCAGGTCAAGTCCTCGATTTTTACGCAGATGCCAATTTCCGAGGCAAAAAATCGACTGCGATCGCCACAACCTGTCTTGAACAAGCCGTTGAAAATGAGCGCGATCGCGGCCGGACTCACTGCGATCATTGGCGCTTCAGCTTGGACACTGACCCGCAACACTCCAACCCCGACCGACCCACCCGGACAACGCGGGCAATTTCTCAGCGTTGGACAAACGTTACTCAGTCCAAACACACCGCCACAACCCTTGAAACAAGCGGCAATCGACAAAATGAAAAGCGGCGAGTTTGCAGAAGCCGTCAGTTTGTTTGAACAAGCCCACAAAATCGATCAGAGCGATCCTGAAACGCTGATCTATCTCAACAATGCGCGAATTGGTTCCGAGCAGGCAAATACGATCGCTGTCGTTCTGCCGATTCGGACAAATCCAACCGCTTCGGCTGAAGTCTTGCGAGGAATTGCTCAGGCACAAGATCGGATCAATCAAACGAAAGCGATGAAATTGAAAATCGCGATCGCGTCTGATGATGCGAATCCGGATCTCGCTCGCCAAATTGCGACCCAACTGGTTCGCGATCCGACCGTCTTGGGCGTGATTGGACATGGAACGAGCGATACGACGCTGGCAGCAGGCAAGATTTACCAAGAAGGAGAACTGGTTGCAATATCTCCGGTGAGTTCAGCCAAGAATTTATCCGGATTTAGTCGCTATGTGTTCCGCACAATGCCAAGCGATGAACTGCCAGCCAAGCGGCTCGTAAGTTATATGACCAAACAATTGAAGAAGCGAAAAGCTGCCGTCTTTTTCAATTCCAAAAATCTCTATAGCAAATCGCTGACAGAAGCATTCAAAGATGCACTCTACTATGCGGATAAAGGTAAGGTCGTGCATGAAGTGGATTTGAGTAATCCTGCGATCGAAGTTGCAGAAAACGTTGCCCAAGCGATGAAAAAAGGCGCAGAAGTGATTTTCTTGGCTCCGAATGCAGAATTGCTCGATCGCACTCTACTTATCATTAATGCCAATCAGAAACGTCTGCCCATTCTCGCAGGAGATGCGTTGTACAATTCTCGAATTTTGACTGAGTTAGGAAGCGCAGCGAGTGAAATGGTTGTGGCGATTCCTTCGGCACAGACTCAGCTTCAGAATTCGCCCTTTGAACAGCAAGCGAAATCCGTCTGGGGGCGTGCCCCAGGCTGGCGATCGGCGTTAGGTTACGATGCGACGCAAGCCATGATCGCTGCACTGCAAAAAGCCCCAACGCGAAATGGTATTCGAGCGACACTTTCAACCCCAAGCTTTACCACAATTGGGGCAGTTCAGTCCGTCAGTTTTACCCCAGAAGGCGATCGTGAAACAGAAATTACGCTCGTGCGAGTCACAGGTGCGAAATCTGGCAAATTTATCTTTCAACCGATTCCGAAATAG
- a CDS encoding BamA/TamA family outer membrane protein translates to MRISTLTACTIGLISISDLAQTAAATSATNLDEIVPIEAESTQTQSVSDAPSPKSAAVKQAIAAPEFSRSAQLVPAIATPVAAPEFSRPSQLAQAQFEQTYQPVSPTQEWIVPSRSPASTAQTAPRQTPPRPTPTPATPAPVPANLVLTATDVQIVGADSELQSIIRSKIRTQAGGNVSTPQLESDIAAILETGLFSTANFTTQANPNGLSVTFQVQPTTVRTVNLVNAQALTPAIANQFFQSQLGAPVSPTAINESIRQINAWYRQNGFTLARVIGVVPSRDGVLTLEVAEGAVSDIQIRFTDEQGRLVNDQGEPVRGRTRESFLRNQIQLKPGQIFQESAARQDLQRILQTGLFTNGRVSLEGDARQTTVVYNLTEARSRALNVSGGFNDDLGIFGNFNYSDNNFNGVGQQLSGNASIGTKDAQFDGRFVSPYRATEPDKLGYSISGFRRRGVSRVFDDEQSELANGDRPREGRFGGTVAVNRPIGNGWDGTLGLNYTRVSIRDRDGDVARRDANGAPLSWSGTGIDDLTTLSFTAVRDQRNSAIDPSSGSILTLSTEQSIPIGRGNILSNRLQANYSQYMPVNFFNLEKTQQQPEVLAFNVQAGTTIGDLPPYNAYTLGGPNSVRGYGVGEVGVGRSFVLASAEYRFPIYSIIGGAVFADFASDLGSADTVLGEPGIVRNRPGTGFGFGLGIRLKSPLGTIRAGYGINDQGEGRFQFGFGEKF, encoded by the coding sequence ATGCGAATTTCTACATTAACGGCTTGTACGATCGGATTAATTTCCATATCAGATCTCGCGCAAACAGCAGCAGCAACGAGCGCGACGAATCTCGATGAAATTGTTCCGATTGAAGCTGAGTCTACTCAGACGCAGAGCGTTTCAGACGCTCCGAGTCCGAAGAGTGCTGCTGTTAAGCAAGCGATCGCGGCTCCAGAATTTTCGCGCTCCGCTCAACTCGTTCCTGCGATCGCAACTCCTGTCGCGGCTCCAGAATTTTCGCGCCCTTCCCAACTTGCTCAAGCCCAATTTGAGCAGACCTATCAACCCGTTTCTCCGACGCAAGAGTGGATCGTTCCGAGTCGTTCGCCTGCCTCAACCGCTCAAACTGCTCCTCGCCAAACTCCGCCGCGTCCAACCCCGACTCCTGCAACCCCGGCTCCGGTTCCTGCTAATCTCGTTCTCACAGCAACCGATGTGCAAATCGTGGGCGCAGATTCGGAACTGCAATCGATCATTCGCTCTAAGATCCGCACTCAAGCGGGCGGAAATGTTAGTACTCCTCAGCTCGAGAGCGATATCGCCGCCATTTTAGAAACGGGGCTGTTTAGTACGGCAAACTTTACGACTCAGGCGAATCCGAATGGATTGAGTGTGACGTTTCAAGTGCAACCGACGACAGTACGCACAGTGAATTTGGTGAATGCTCAGGCGTTGACACCTGCGATCGCTAATCAATTTTTCCAATCACAACTTGGCGCGCCCGTCAGCCCAACAGCAATTAATGAAAGCATTCGTCAAATCAATGCTTGGTATCGCCAGAATGGATTCACTTTAGCGCGTGTGATTGGGGTCGTTCCGAGTCGGGATGGAGTCTTAACGCTGGAAGTTGCAGAAGGGGCAGTGAGCGATATTCAAATTCGCTTTACGGATGAGCAAGGCAGACTGGTTAATGATCAAGGTGAACCTGTGCGCGGCAGAACCCGCGAAAGTTTTCTACGCAATCAGATCCAACTAAAGCCCGGTCAGATCTTTCAAGAATCTGCGGCTCGTCAAGATCTTCAGCGCATTTTGCAAACAGGACTGTTTACAAATGGGCGGGTTTCACTCGAAGGCGATGCCCGTCAAACCACGGTCGTGTATAACCTGACTGAGGCGCGCAGTCGTGCCTTAAATGTCAGCGGTGGCTTTAATGATGATTTAGGCATCTTTGGCAACTTCAACTACAGCGATAACAACTTCAATGGAGTTGGGCAACAGTTGAGTGGGAATGCCTCGATCGGGACAAAAGATGCACAGTTTGATGGCAGATTTGTCAGTCCTTATCGCGCGACAGAACCCGATAAGCTTGGCTACAGTATCAGCGGATTCCGGCGACGTGGGGTGTCGCGGGTGTTTGATGACGAGCAGAGCGAATTAGCGAATGGCGATCGCCCAAGAGAAGGTCGATTTGGGGGAACCGTTGCGGTCAATCGTCCAATTGGGAATGGTTGGGATGGAACGTTGGGCTTGAACTATACGCGAGTGAGTATTCGCGATCGCGATGGTGATGTCGCGCGACGCGATGCAAATGGCGCACCGCTTTCCTGGAGTGGTACTGGGATTGATGATCTGACGACGCTCAGTTTTACAGCCGTTCGAGATCAGCGCAATAGTGCGATCGATCCGTCAAGTGGTTCGATTTTGACGCTCAGTACCGAGCAATCGATTCCGATCGGTCGAGGAAATATTCTCTCGAATCGTCTGCAAGCGAACTACTCGCAGTATATGCCAGTAAATTTCTTTAATTTAGAAAAAACGCAGCAACAGCCAGAAGTGTTGGCATTTAATGTGCAGGCAGGAACCACGATCGGAGATTTGCCGCCCTACAATGCCTATACGCTCGGCGGCCCCAATTCAGTTCGAGGGTATGGAGTCGGAGAAGTTGGAGTCGGACGGAGTTTTGTTTTAGCTTCGGCAGAGTATCGCTTCCCGATTTACAGCATCATTGGCGGAGCCGTGTTTGCCGACTTTGCGTCTGATCTCGGATCTGCAGATACAGTGTTAGGTGAACCTGGCATTGTTCGGAATCGTCCGGGAACTGGTTTTGGGTTTGGCTTAGGGATTCGCTTAAAGTCGCCTCTGGGAACAATTCGAGCAGGCTATGGAATTAACGATCAAGGCGAAGGGCGTTTCCAATTTGGATTCGGGGAGAAATTCTAA
- a CDS encoding cysteine hydrolase family protein: protein MNEPMYPLGLPPNAWYVNSTIADLTRSPIPPQIITVETATKKIRLDLNKSALIVIDMQNDFCHPDGWLAHIGVDVTPARSPIVPIQQFLPIARQVGLSIVWVNWGNRPDLLNISPATRYVYNSDGQSVGLGDPLPKNQAPVLQKDSWAAAIVDELQPIEGDIQIDKYRMSGFWDTPLDSILRNLGKTTLFFAGVNADQCVMATLQDANFLGYDCILLEDCTATTSPDFCWQATLYNVKQCFGFVSSSISVLNGIKSGVKDKN from the coding sequence ATGAATGAGCCGATGTATCCACTCGGTCTTCCACCGAATGCCTGGTATGTGAATTCCACGATCGCAGATCTAACTCGATCTCCTATTCCTCCTCAAATCATTACGGTCGAAACCGCAACAAAAAAAATACGATTAGACCTAAACAAATCTGCATTGATTGTCATCGATATGCAGAATGATTTTTGTCACCCGGATGGATGGTTAGCCCATATCGGAGTGGATGTTACCCCTGCACGATCGCCAATTGTGCCGATTCAACAATTTCTACCGATCGCGCGACAAGTTGGTCTATCGATCGTTTGGGTCAATTGGGGAAACCGTCCTGACTTACTGAATATTAGCCCCGCAACACGATATGTCTACAATTCAGACGGACAAAGTGTAGGACTCGGCGATCCGCTCCCGAAAAATCAGGCTCCTGTTTTACAAAAAGATAGTTGGGCGGCAGCGATCGTCGATGAACTTCAACCGATAGAAGGTGATATTCAAATCGATAAATATCGAATGAGTGGATTTTGGGATACACCGCTGGATAGTATTCTGCGAAATTTAGGAAAAACGACGCTATTTTTTGCAGGCGTAAATGCAGATCAGTGTGTGATGGCAACTCTACAAGATGCAAATTTCTTAGGATACGATTGCATTTTGTTAGAAGATTGCACGGCAACAACTTCGCCGGATTTTTGTTGGCAAGCCACTCTGTATAATGTCAAACAATGCTTTGGATTTGTATCCAGTTCCATCTCTGTTTTGAATGGGATAAAATCCGGGGTTAAAGATAAAAATTAA